DNA sequence from the Salvelinus fontinalis isolate EN_2023a chromosome 33, ASM2944872v1, whole genome shotgun sequence genome:
tctcctcatctataAACCTTAACAGACACAGTGTCTCTGGCTTTTTCCCCAATGACCGTTTGTGGACTTTggacattttcttttttttatgttACATCAATATCCTAACCCACCAGCACCAAAGCTACAGTGAATCCGAGATGACCATTTAAGCCCAAAATGCTTAAAAAGCTCAATTCAAATGCCTGTTTATGCCAATTTCCAATTAATATGACATCATGAAACACCACCAAAAAGGCACATGACTTCTGATAAAGGCATGAGTAACTTCCCTCCTGTATCCAGATGACAGTAATTCAGCAGTACAAAGCCTGCCCAACTGTATCTGTAATTCCTGCTACTGAAAAGCTTTATGGCTTAGTTAATGGCTTACTGGTGGGGGAAGGACTGAAGAGGGAGCAAAGTCCATCACCTTTCTCAGTTTGATAGACATGCGGAAATAGTAAATAGAAATGCAATCCTACCATGGTAAATACAGTAGAAATGGACAGATCACAGTAGAGCCATAGCCTGGAACACaagacacatttttatttattttttaaataaacctTTTATTTGGTTCCAATAACAAACAAAAATGATTAAATCAAAAACAAATATTCCTGTGCATACACTGAATCTCCAAAACATTAAagaactgctctttccatgacagactgaccaggtgaaagccataATCCCTTcaagtcacttgttaaatccacttcaaatcggtgtagatgaaggggaggaggttaaataatactttttaagcctcgagacaattgagacatggattgtgtgtgtgtgccattcagagggtgaatgggcaagcaaaagatttaagtgcctttaaaacggggtatggtagtaggtgccaggcaccatggtttgtgtcaagaactgcaatgctgctgggtttttcacgctcaacagtttcccgtgtgtatcaagaatggtccaccacccaaaggatatccagccaactagataattgtgggaagcattggagtcaacattggccagcatttCTGTGgtacgctttcaacaccttgcagagtccatgcccGACAAATTGAGACTGTTGTGAGGGTAAAGGGCAGGGGAGGTTGTTAAtggtttgtatactcagtgtttaAGTCCATTATCTTCCATTTTCATAGCTGGATGAAATTATAAACAAGAGGTGCGAAACAAACACCATCATTTCACAcgcaaaaataaaaacatttggggTGTGCAGAGGTCAGAGAATAATGAGTCTTTTGACTGTAGACATCATATACACGTGTATCATATAAAACAAATGTAGATGTGACATCATTGGTTTTGacactgtacagtgcatttgtaaagtattcagaccccttcaccttttccacattttgttacagccttattctaaaatggattaaataatcccccccaatcaatctacacacggactagtaaccgaaaggttgcaagttcaaatccccatgctgacaaggtacaaatctgtcgttctgcccctgaacaaggcagttaacccactgttcctaggccgtcattgaaaataataattttttcttaactgacttgcctagttaaataaaggtaaaaaaaaagagaaaaaaaagacaataccccaaaatgacaaagaaaaaataggccaagacatttttgcaaatgtattacaagtaAAAAAACTAAtgccatatttacataagtattcagaccctttgctatgaaactcgaaatttagctcaggtgcatcctgtttccattgatcatccttgagatgtttctacaacttgggagGCAAATTCAAATTGtagtgaattcaattgattgggaaAGGAACAACTGTCTATAAAAAAaagatcccacagttgagagtgcatgtcaaaggaaaaaccaagccatgagttcgaaggaattgtccgtagagctccgagacaggattgtgttgagtctcagatgtggggaagggtaccaaaacatttctgcagcattgaaggtccccaataacacagtggcttccatcattcttaagtggaagaaatttggaaccaccaagactcttcttagagctggccacccggccaaactgagcaatcgggggagaagggccttggtcagggaggtgaccaagaacctgattggagctcctctgtggagaagggagagacaACCATCTCTagagcattccaccaatcaggcctttatggtagagtggccagatggaagccacatggtagcccacttggagtttgccaaaagaaacCTAAatcactctcagaccatgagaaacaatatcctctggtctgatgaaaccaagatttaactctttggccttgTCACGCCTGGAGGGAACCTGGCACCTGAAGCATTGtggttggcagcatcatactgtggggatgttttaaaGCGGCAAGGACtatgagactagtcaggatcaagggaaagatgaacggagcaaagtacagagagatccttgatgaaaacctgctccagagcgctcaggacctcagactgggggcttAGGTTCACTTTccatcaggacaacgaccctaagcacacagccaagaaaacacaggagtggcttcgggacaagtctctgaatgttcttgagtggcccagcaagagcccggacttgaacctgatcgaacaactctgtagagaactgaaaatagatgtgcaataacgctccccatccactctgacagagattgagaggatgtgcagagaacgggagaaactgcccaaatacaggtgtgccaagctttaacgtcatacccaagtagactcgaggctataatcgctgccaaaactgcgtcaacaaagttctgagtaaagggtctgcatacttatgtaaatgtgatatttttttaaattctttaaaaaaaaagaacaatTTGTTTTTACTTCCAATATATTtgcataaatgttttttttttaactaactttttgctctgtcattatggcgtattgtgtgtagattgatgagaaaaaaaaacaatttaatacattttagaataaggctgtaacgtaacaaaacgtgaaaaaagtcaagggatctgaatactttccgaatgcaatgtagcTCTCTAGCAATCCCCTGAACTGACAGTGGGAGGGGGTTTCGTGATCGTATGGTTTTCGTATCTTAGGGTTTAGTCCTCCACCTCAGCATTTGGGGAAATAATGGTGACCTGTAGGCTCCCGGTTCCGTATTCACCTATAATCATTaggatctaaaaggctaaactaatCCTAGATCAACACTGTGAATACAGGCCAGTGTAACTCAACAgtgtgtcctctcctcttctctcaaaAACACACAAAATCCCTGCATtattatgtagtgtgtgtgtgagagagaaagcgagagagcacTGAATGCAAATGGCATTtttatgagagacagagagtgagagacaaaCAGAGCTTGTGTGTTGGGGGTAAATGGAGAGTTGGGCTTTGGTTTGTGTGGCCAGCAAGGCTGTTGATGCTATTGACACTCTTCTGTAATCTGGTAATTTACACATCAGCCAAGGCCAGTCCATCCACATGCATTCACCCAGTCCAGTGCGCTCTACTGGGGGCCGCTGCCACCATTTCCTCCCCCACTAGGACCCTTTGTCCTAAGGTCGTGCCACACCTTCACTAAGGTCTCGCGGTTCTTCCATATCAGCTCGTGGCCATACATGATGTACCAGctgttaaaaaaagaaaaaaataggTGAGgaacacagtgcattcggaaagtattcagacccactgactttttccattttgttatgttacagccttattctaaaattgattaaatagtttccccccctcaataatctacacacaataccccataatgacaaagcaaaaacattttttttagaatgttttgcaaataaaataaaaaacatatcctgaaatatcacatttacataagtattcagaccctttactcagtactttgttgaacttTTGCCAGCGATCACAGCATCGAGCTGTCTTGCGTATgatgctaaaagcttggcacacctgtatttggggagtttctcccagtcttctctgcagatcctctcaagctctgtcaggttggatggggagcgtcgctgcactgctattttcaggtctctccagagatgttgatcgggttcaagtccgggcaactcaaggacattcagagacttgtcccgaagccatcctgcgttgttttggctgtgtgcttagagttgttgtcctgctggaaggtgaacctttgctccTATCGGAGGTCCTGAGAACTCTGGAGcagggttttcatcaaggatctctctgtactttgttccgttcatctttccctcgatcctgattagtctcctagtccctgcagctgaaaaacctccccacagcatgatgctgccaccaccattcttcaccgtaggaatTGTGTCATGTTTCCTCCATACTCGACTCTAGGCATTTAGGCCAAATAaatcaatcttgttttcatcagaccagagaattttgtttctcatggtttaagtccttaggtgccttttggcaaactccaagcgggctgtcatgtgccttttgctgacgagtggcttccgtctggccactctaccattaaggcctgattggtggaatgcggcagagatggttgtccttctggaaggttctcccatcaccacagaggaactctgcagctctgtcagagtgaccatcgggttctttgtcacctccctgaccaaggctcttctcccccaattgctcagtttggctgggcggcagctctgggaagagtcttggggATTCCAAAGTTATTCCATTAAataatggaggccattgtgttcttggggacctttaatgctgcagaaatgtgttggtacccttccccagatctgtgcctcgacacaatcctgtctcggagctctacggtcaattccttcgacctcatggcttggtttctgctccgACATGCACTCTTAACTGTgggtccttatatagacaggtgtgtgcctttccaaatcatgtccaatctattgaatttaccacaggtgggctccaatcaagttgaagaaacacctcaaggatgatcaatggaaacaggatgcacctgagctcaatttcgagtctcatagcaaagggtctgaatacgtatgtgaataaggtattcagttttacattttttaatacatttgcaaaaattttaaataacctgttttcactttgacattatggggtattgtgtgtagatggattaaATAAACATTTTACTCATCAATTCTAAAATAAaattaacaaaatgtggtaaaagtcaatgggtctgaaaactttccaaatgcactgtatagagaTAGGAAGAGAGGTAGAACGGACAGAGCTCAAACGAGACTAAAATAATAGATCTTAATTCATACATTTTCACCTGTCGAAGTACCTGACCCAATACCACATGCACACGATAGGTTGGGAGCAACATTGGGTAAGAAGAGTGGCGCACCTGAGCAGTTTGGGGGGGGGTGCCTCCCAAACAAAATCAGCAAAGCCAGGGTATAATGGAGAAGATGTCAAAGACAGCTAGCTTGACCTAGATGTTGAGATATTTTGTTGCTGGCCTGTGCAACAGCCAGTTTCAACGTGGATGAGTGTGTGAGAGCAGACAGATGGACTTGAAGCTGACTTACATGCCAAAAAGAGCTCCGCCTAGATGGGCCGCGTGGTCGAAGAACCGCCATCCTAAAACTAGGCCAGCTGTGTCCATGACTACTATGGCTTTCAATGCCTGGACAGGAGAAGAGAAAACGGATGGTGTGAATAAATAGGACAAAGAAATTCCTGGACTCACACTTACATTTTAGTCGTtgagacgctcttatccagagcgacttacagttagtgcattcatcttaagatagctaggaaggacaagtacattttcctcaataaagtagctttCAGCAAAGTCAGATCTAGTAAGGGGGGGTACTTAGGGATTATTTAAGTCGTTGAGATCTCCCATGGTGGGTATCCTTAAAACAGCATGCATGATGGCAATTTTTTTGTTAGTTAATGTCAAAGCTTGCTAGCAAGAGCTGCCCTTTCCCGATTGGCTGTCAGGCGGTTGCTGAAATTTGCATAAACTTGGGAAATGTTTGAACTCTAGTCACTAGCTCGATGTGTCTCCTCCTTTCCTTGAAAATGATAGTTGCTGGTAGCTAGGTTACTGATTATCTCAGTAAGTGTGCACAGCAGGTCACGTAAGACACCCTACTAAAACATTTCACACAGCCACAATAAGTCAAATCATAATTGTCAAAACACATAACAAAAACCTCAAAATATCAACAACACTAAATCCCCAAGTAGCATAACGGGTCCAAAATGCTTTGTTTATGACGACATTGCGATTCTGTACCCTCCTCCTGAACTGTACACATGTACGCTATAGCGatggaaaaaataaaataaatagataGTAAAATATCTGGATTTTATTTGACAGTATATCGTATCATTTTGACAATAGCGCAATACGATTTTTGCGTTAgctatttttccttcatagcttgttctccattttctttttaaatagggaacCAATTTGTtatcagcacttttatttccgtgactgatcaaaactcgttCTCATGGCTCTCTTGTCCCTCTACAGCAGCAATTTGTTTGGAACATCGAAAAGCAATAAAATCCCAGTATTGAATCAATACATATAGACATCGGagaaatcgcaatacatatcggcGCCTAAGTATAGTGAtaatattgtattgtgaggtgcctggcaattcccagcctttAGTACACTCCCCCTCATGGGTATGAGGAATATGGTGAAAACTTCCATCTATGCTTGCATCAATCCAATACTTTTAAAGGGAAACTTCACAATTGTATTAATATTCATAATTTCCAGCActaccccaacatcaacatacagtatgtgaaaatGGTGTTAATGTTTTGTAGGGGAAAAAATTGAGGAATGTACAAATTATGTCATTGGAAAAACAGTGTTGTTTTGACCAATTGTGAGTAGGCATTGCCTCCTCATTGGTTGATGacgtcattggaaacacttaccTTCCTCCATCTTTtgtactacaaaacatagaaatgcacCATTTTCTCATGGATAGAAAATTGGAAGGTAGCCTCTGTGTGGTTAAGTGTGCTGTAAGGGTTGTTCACTCACATTGCCTGCAGAGAAAGCATACATCGGGAGGAAGATAATTGCCAGCTTAGCCTCTGGCATTTTGGTACAGACGGCAGCCAAGACTGTCATGATGGCTCCTGACTGGAGGACAGAAAGTGATGTCAGAGACAGGAAGTAAAGGGAAATTCCGCAGGAAGTCGAAAATGTCGGTGCTTACCGCTCCAAGAGAGGGACCTAAGCGCCCGCTGGCTGTCTTACATACATAGCTGAACATCGTAGAAATAACACCTGGCAATGAGGAGATGATTGATTATTTATCTGAAAATAAGTCTGTACTTCAGGACTAGTAATCTGTCTatcacattctcacacacacgcgCTGGTACCTGCAGACATGTAAACGGCCATGAACTGCTCCCTGCCTAGCATGGAGACGATGCTGGAGGAGAAGCTCCAGAGGACGTACATGTTGGCCGCCATGTGGAAGAAGGAGTAGTGGCTGAACGTGGACAGGAGCATGGGGAAACACAGGGTTTCtgtgggtagggtacagacagGAGGAGATGATCAGGGAAGTGTTCATTAGGAACTAAACAGGTCTAAACGGGGAGCGATTTACCTGAATTTGTCCGATAAGAAATATTTTAATTGCTAAGTGTTTTGCTAGGGTTTGCTACTGTCCGCActatttcttattggacaagtcttTTTCAGATTATATTTGGGCTGTAAAAGCTgtatatttgttattttttatgcTGATTTTTACTGTAAGAGTTCAGGTGAGTTAAATTAATATTACAAAATCTATGACATATGTCAAATAAACTGGATCTCTGCCTCTGTCAGTGTTACTAGCAATAAAATGTCTTGATTGACCGGACCAGGAAAAACTATAGCCTAGAACAAGGGCTCCCGAGATTTTCCTGGTTAGGTcacatatttgtatttattatggatccccattagctgctcttCCTGGTGCGTGGCGAAGAAAAACTCATGGCCATAATCCTGACACTTGATTACGGTTACAGGTTTTTCCATTTaagttttgaggttggactttagtgCGTATAGCACTTTCGCACGTTGGGCGCGCCGATTGGGGTCACCTCGTTGGTCAGTATACGTTACACCtatgctggcttgtccatcttgtTAGTCGGAAGGTGCTTCACCTGTGCTGACCCAGatgatatttaagagtggctggcccagtgctccagttatGTGGAGGGTTAAGAACTTTAGTTGGCTCTCCCTATTTTGATTTCTAGACAAAATCCTTTATCTGATcttccctgtttttgttttgcttcctgtcttttaaGTTGTGTGGGTTTAAAATGTTTTTGCGTGTTCTTGGGCAAACTTAGTGGGCACCCATGCTGGGTGTTTTTTAGATTCCAAAtgttgttgctagtcaactttcagtggacaccccccatGCGCGTCCATCAGACCgcctcctaaaaccccacctgtttcGTTTTGGTTGTTGTCAGTGACTCGGTTTGTTCCCCCTTATGTTTCTTGCTGCGGAACGTAACAATAACACTTCCTGAAGCAGAGATCAAGTTTAGCGTATTTGCTATAGGATAGGACAGTCTCCCCTACTCACTGGAGGCAGGGTTGGATGTGAAGTATTTGATCATAGAGCGCTGGAGGGATGGCACTCTCCAACAGCAAAACACCACAGCATTAGCAGCTATGATCCCTGAGAGAGGAGTAGAAAAATACTGAATTAATGAGAGATTAGTGGATAATGAAAGAGGTGAGGGGAGGTGCTGAAGGGTGGTAAAAGATGGCGggatgttcccttgagcaaggaacctaaacccctaaactgctcattGGGCACTGCGACTGCAGTCTGCTCCAATCTAATGTGTTTGTGTATCAAAGTGGTTGGGTATAAAGCAGGACAAATTTCTCTCATACAGACAAAAAGTATACATTATCTTGAGATAGAGGGTAGTAGTGAAAGTGACAATCATTATCTGTATCAACTAGTTACTATTGAGAGGACAACAAAATCTATGGGCTTCAGTAcagactaacctgcaacagtgcGTTGGCCCTCACTCAAGCTGTTCCACCACTGGTTGATCTGTAACAGAAACAGTTTGACAAAACGCCCACACAATGTAGTGaaacctgggtcgtgttcattaggcaccaaacagaataaAACTGACTGAAACTGGGAA
Encoded proteins:
- the LOC129832478 gene encoding presenilins-associated rhomboid-like protein, mitochondrial, whose protein sequence is MSWRGCILRLARDDIICMAKRGNRITLNTQQRCGFKKAVKETKTKKGVIEETGPSHTEPSEGLIHKRGASPLVEPSVAYTHSRSFGRLVKPLVFTIGFTGCSFGTAAIWQYESLKSRVQSYFDEVRADWLEKLRPQKQGDLRKWINQWWNSLSEGQRTVAGIIAANAVVFCCWRVPSLQRSMIKYFTSNPASKTLCFPMLLSTFSHYSFFHMAANMYVLWSFSSSIVSMLGREQFMAVYMSAGVISTMFSYVCKTASGRLGPSLGASGAIMTVLAAVCTKMPEAKLAIIFLPMYAFSAGNALKAIVVMDTAGLVLGWRFFDHAAHLGGALFGIWYIMYGHELIWKNRETLVKVWHDLRTKGPSGGGNGGSGPQ